The proteins below are encoded in one region of Diceros bicornis minor isolate mBicDic1 chromosome 14, mDicBic1.mat.cur, whole genome shotgun sequence:
- the DAAM2 gene encoding disheveled-associated activator of morphogenesis 2 isoform X1, which produces MAPRKRSRHGLGFLCCFGGSDLPEINLRDSHPLQYMEFSSPIPNPEELNVRFAELVDELDLTDKNREAVFALPPEKKWQIYCSKKKEQEDPNKLATSWPDYYIDRINSMAAMQSLYAFDEEETEMRNQIVEDLKTALRTQPMRFVTRFIELEGLTCLLNFLRSMDHATCESRIHTSLIGCIKALMNNSQGRAHVLAQPEAISTIAQSLRTENSKTKVAVLEILGAVCLVPGGHKKVLQAMLHYQVYAAERTRFQTLLNELDRSLGRYRDEVNLKTAIMSFINAVLNAGAGEDNLEFRLHLRYEFLMLGIQPVIDKLRQHENAILDKHLDFFEMVRNEDDLELARRFDMVHIDTKSASQMFELIHKKLKHTEAYPCLLSVLHHCLQMPYKRNGGYFQQWQLLDRILQQIVLQDERGVDPDLAPLENFNVKNIVNMLINENEVKQWRDQAEKFRKEHTELVSRLERKERECETKTLEKEEMMRTLNKMKDKLARESQELRQARGQVAELVAQLSEISTGPVSSPPPPGGPLTLSSSMTTNDLPPPPPPLPFACCPPPPPPPLPPGGPPTPPGAPPCFSMGLPLPPDPFPSSDIPLRKKCVPQPSHPLKSFNWVKLNEERVPGTVWNEIDDMQVFRILDLEDFEKMFSAYQRHQELITNPSQQKELGSTEDIYLASRKVKELSVIDGRRAQNCIILLSKLKLSNEEIRQAILKMDEQEDLAKDMLEQLLKFIPEKSDIDLLEEHKHEIERMARADRFLYDMSRIDHYQQRLQALFFKKKFQERLAEAKPKVEAILLASRELIRSKRLMQMLEIVLAIGNFMNKGQRGGAYGFRVASLNKIADTKSSIDRNISLLHYLIMILEKHFPDILNMPSELQHLPEAAKVNLAELEKEVGNLRRGLRAVEVELEYQKHQVREPNDKFVPVMSDFITVSSFSFSELEDQLSEARDKFSKALMHFGEHDSKMQPDEFFGIFDTFLQAFSEARQDLEAMRRKKEEEERRARMEAMLKEQRERERWQRQRKVHAGSALEEGGEFDDLVSALRSGEVFDKDLCKLKRSRKRSGSQAPEVTRERAINRLNH; this is translated from the exons GATGAATTGGATCTCACCGACAAAAACCGGGAGGCTGTGTTTGCACTGCCCCCTGAGAAGAAATGGCAGATCTACTGCAGCAAGAAGAAG GAGCAGGAGGACCCCAACAAGCTGGCGACCAGCTGGCCTGACTATTACATTGACCGCATCAACTCCATGGCTGCG ATGCAGAGTCTGTACGCATTTGACGAGGAGGAGACGGAGATGCGGAACCAAATCGTAGAAGACCTGAAGACAGCTCTTCGGACGCAGCCCATGAG GTTTGTGACTCGCTTCATTGAGCTGGAGGGCTTGACCTGTCTGCTGAATTTCCTCCGGAGCATGGACCACGCCACCTGTGAGAGCCGCATCCACACCTCCCTCATCGGCTGCATCAAGGCTCTGATGAACAACTCCCAGGGGCGGGCGCACGTGCTGGCACAGCCTGAGGCCATCAGCACCATCGCGCAGAGCCTGCGAACTGAAAACAGCAAGACCAAGGTGGCCGTGCTGGAGATCCTGGGCGCCGTGTGCCTCGTGCCCGGCGGCCACAAGAAGGTGCTGCAGGCCATGCTACACTACCAAGTGTATGCGGCCGAGAGGACGCGCTTCCAG ACACTGCTGAATGAGCTAGACCGAAGTCTGGGCCGATACCGGGATGAAGTGAACCTGAAAACGGCCATCATGTCCTTTATCAACGCGGTCCTCAACGCCGGAGCTGGGGAG GATAATCTGGAGTTCCGCCTACATCTACGGTACGAGTTCCTGATGCTAGGGATACAGCCTGTGATTGACAAACTCCGGCAGCACGAGAATGCCATCCTGGACAA GCATTTAGACTTCTTCGAGATGGTTCGGAATGAGGATGACCTGGAGCTAGCCAGGAGGTTTGACATG GTCCACATCGACACCAAGAGTGCTTCCCAGATGTTTGAGCTGATCCACAAGAAACTGAAGCACACGGAGGCCTACCCCTGCCTGCTGTCTGTCCTGCACCACTGCCTGCAGATGCCCT ACAAGCGGAATGGTGGCTACTTCCAGCAGTGGCAGCTCCTGGACCGCATCCTCCAGCAGATTGTCCTCCAGGATGAGAGGGGTGTGGACCCTGACCTGGCTCCCTTGGAGAACTTCAACGTCAAGAACATTGTCAACAT GCTCATCAATGAGAATGAAGTGAAACAGTGGCGAGACCAGGCAGAGAAGTTCCGGAAAG AACATACAGAACTGGTGAGCAGGCTGGAGAGGAAAGAGCGAGAATGTGAGACAAAGACATTGGAGAAGGAAGAGATGATGCGGACGCTGAACAAGATGAAGGACAAGCTGGCCCGCGAGTCCCAGGAGCTGCGCCAGGCTCGAggacaagtggcagagctggtagCCCAACTCAGTGAAATCTCA ACAGGACCTGTatcttccccacctccccctGGGGGCCCACTTACCTTGTCTTCCTCGATGACAACCAACGACCTGcctccacccccgccccctcTACCATTTGCCTGCTGCcccccaccgccaccaccaccccTTCCACCTGGGGGGCCTCCCACTCCCCCTGGTGCCCCACCTTGCTTCAGCATGGGCCTGCCTCTCCCTCCAGACCCCTTCCCCAGCAGTGATATCCCACTCAGGAAGAAGTGTGTCCCCCAGCCTTCCCACCCACTGAAGTCCTTCAACTGGGTCAAGCTGAATGAG GAACGTGTCCCTGGCACCGTATGGAATGAGATTGATGACATGCAGGTGTTTCGGATCCTGGACCTAGAAGactttgaaaaaatgttttcagcCTATCAGAGGCACCAG GAGCTGATAACTAATCCTTCTCAGCAG AAGGAGTTGGGCTCCACCGAGGACATCTACCTGGCCTCCCGCAAGGTCAAAGAGCTGTCGGTCATTGATGGCCGGAGGGCTCAGAACTGCATCATCCTTCTCTCCAA GTTGAAGCTTTCTAACGAGGAGATCCGGCAGGCCATCTTGAAGATGGATGAGCAGGAGGACCTCGCCAAGGACATGCTGGAGCAG CTCCTCAAGTTCATCCCGGAGAAGAGCGACATTGACCTCCTCGAGGAGCACAAGCATGAGATCGAGCGGATGGCCCGTGCTGACCGCTTCCTCTATGACATGAGCAG GATTGACCACTACCAGCAGCGACTGCAGGCCCTCTTCTTCAAGAAGAAGTTCCAGGAGCGGCTAGCTGAGGCCAAGCCCAAAGTAGAAG CCATCCTGCTGGCCTCCCGGGAGCTGATCCGCAGCAAGCGTCTAATGCAGATGCTAGAGATCGTCCTGGCCATTGGCAACTTCATGAACAAGGGGCAGCGTGGGGGCGCGTACGGGTTCCGGGTGGCCAGCCTCAACAAGATCGCCGACACCAAGTCCAGCATTGACAG AAATATCTCTCTGCTCCATTACCTGATCATGATCCTGGAGAAGCATTTCCCCGACATCCTGAACATGCCCTCAGAGCTGCAGCATCTTCCAGAAGCCGCCAAAGTGAA CCTAGCAGAGCTGGAGAAGGAAGTGGGCAACCTCAGGAGGGGCCTCAGAGCGGTTGAGGTG GAGCTGGAATATCAGAAACACCAGGTGCGGGAACCGAATGACAAGTTTGTCCCCGTCATGAGTGACTTCATCACAGTCTCCAGCTTTAGCTTCTCAGAGCTGGAGGACCAGCTCAGTGAGGCCAGGGACAAG TTCTCCAAGGCCCTGATGCACTTTGGGGAGCACGACAGCAAGATGCAGCCAGACGAATTCTTTGGCATTTTTGACACCTTCCTGCAGGCCTTCTCGGAGGCCCGGCAGGACCTGGAGGCcatgaggaggaagaaggaggaggaggagcggcGGGCGCGCATGGAGGCCATG CTGAAGGAGCAGAGGGAGCGGGAGCGGTGGCAGCGGCAGCGGAAGGTCCACGCGGGCAGCGCGCTCGAGGAGGGAGGCGAGTTCGACGACCTGGTGTCGGCCCTGCGCTCAGGAGAGGTTTTTGACAAGGACTTATGCAAGCTGAAGCGCAGTCGCAAGCGATCGGGGAGCCAGGCCCCGGAGGTCACCCGGGAGCGGGCAATCAACAGGTTGAATCATTGA
- the DAAM2 gene encoding disheveled-associated activator of morphogenesis 2 isoform X2, protein MAPRKRSRHGLGFLCCFGGSDLPEINLRDSHPLQYMEFSSPIPNPEELNVRFAELVDELDLTDKNREAVFALPPEKKWQIYCSKKKEQEDPNKLATSWPDYYIDRINSMAAMQSLYAFDEEETEMRNQIVEDLKTALRTQPMRFVTRFIELEGLTCLLNFLRSMDHATCESRIHTSLIGCIKALMNNSQGRAHVLAQPEAISTIAQSLRTENSKTKVAVLEILGAVCLVPGGHKKVLQAMLHYQVYAAERTRFQTLLNELDRSLGRYRDEVNLKTAIMSFINAVLNAGAGEDNLEFRLHLRYEFLMLGIQPVIDKLRQHENAILDKHLDFFEMVRNEDDLELARRFDMVHIDTKSASQMFELIHKKLKHTEAYPCLLSVLHHCLQMPYKRNGGYFQQWQLLDRILQQIVLQDERGVDPDLAPLENFNVKNIVNMLINENEVKQWRDQAEKFRKEHTELVSRLERKERECETKTLEKEEMMRTLNKMKDKLARESQELRQARGQVAELVAQLSEISTGPVSSPPPPGGPLTLSSSMTTNDLPPPPPPLPFACCPPPPPPPLPPGGPPTPPGAPPCFSMGLPLPPDPFPSSDIPLRKKCVPQPSHPLKSFNWVKLNEERVPGTVWNEIDDMQVFRILDLEDFEKMFSAYQRHQKELGSTEDIYLASRKVKELSVIDGRRAQNCIILLSKLKLSNEEIRQAILKMDEQEDLAKDMLEQLLKFIPEKSDIDLLEEHKHEIERMARADRFLYDMSRIDHYQQRLQALFFKKKFQERLAEAKPKVEAILLASRELIRSKRLMQMLEIVLAIGNFMNKGQRGGAYGFRVASLNKIADTKSSIDRNISLLHYLIMILEKHFPDILNMPSELQHLPEAAKVNLAELEKEVGNLRRGLRAVEVELEYQKHQVREPNDKFVPVMSDFITVSSFSFSELEDQLSEARDKFSKALMHFGEHDSKMQPDEFFGIFDTFLQAFSEARQDLEAMRRKKEEEERRARMEAMLKEQRERERWQRQRKVHAGSALEEGGEFDDLVSALRSGEVFDKDLCKLKRSRKRSGSQAPEVTRERAINRLNH, encoded by the exons GATGAATTGGATCTCACCGACAAAAACCGGGAGGCTGTGTTTGCACTGCCCCCTGAGAAGAAATGGCAGATCTACTGCAGCAAGAAGAAG GAGCAGGAGGACCCCAACAAGCTGGCGACCAGCTGGCCTGACTATTACATTGACCGCATCAACTCCATGGCTGCG ATGCAGAGTCTGTACGCATTTGACGAGGAGGAGACGGAGATGCGGAACCAAATCGTAGAAGACCTGAAGACAGCTCTTCGGACGCAGCCCATGAG GTTTGTGACTCGCTTCATTGAGCTGGAGGGCTTGACCTGTCTGCTGAATTTCCTCCGGAGCATGGACCACGCCACCTGTGAGAGCCGCATCCACACCTCCCTCATCGGCTGCATCAAGGCTCTGATGAACAACTCCCAGGGGCGGGCGCACGTGCTGGCACAGCCTGAGGCCATCAGCACCATCGCGCAGAGCCTGCGAACTGAAAACAGCAAGACCAAGGTGGCCGTGCTGGAGATCCTGGGCGCCGTGTGCCTCGTGCCCGGCGGCCACAAGAAGGTGCTGCAGGCCATGCTACACTACCAAGTGTATGCGGCCGAGAGGACGCGCTTCCAG ACACTGCTGAATGAGCTAGACCGAAGTCTGGGCCGATACCGGGATGAAGTGAACCTGAAAACGGCCATCATGTCCTTTATCAACGCGGTCCTCAACGCCGGAGCTGGGGAG GATAATCTGGAGTTCCGCCTACATCTACGGTACGAGTTCCTGATGCTAGGGATACAGCCTGTGATTGACAAACTCCGGCAGCACGAGAATGCCATCCTGGACAA GCATTTAGACTTCTTCGAGATGGTTCGGAATGAGGATGACCTGGAGCTAGCCAGGAGGTTTGACATG GTCCACATCGACACCAAGAGTGCTTCCCAGATGTTTGAGCTGATCCACAAGAAACTGAAGCACACGGAGGCCTACCCCTGCCTGCTGTCTGTCCTGCACCACTGCCTGCAGATGCCCT ACAAGCGGAATGGTGGCTACTTCCAGCAGTGGCAGCTCCTGGACCGCATCCTCCAGCAGATTGTCCTCCAGGATGAGAGGGGTGTGGACCCTGACCTGGCTCCCTTGGAGAACTTCAACGTCAAGAACATTGTCAACAT GCTCATCAATGAGAATGAAGTGAAACAGTGGCGAGACCAGGCAGAGAAGTTCCGGAAAG AACATACAGAACTGGTGAGCAGGCTGGAGAGGAAAGAGCGAGAATGTGAGACAAAGACATTGGAGAAGGAAGAGATGATGCGGACGCTGAACAAGATGAAGGACAAGCTGGCCCGCGAGTCCCAGGAGCTGCGCCAGGCTCGAggacaagtggcagagctggtagCCCAACTCAGTGAAATCTCA ACAGGACCTGTatcttccccacctccccctGGGGGCCCACTTACCTTGTCTTCCTCGATGACAACCAACGACCTGcctccacccccgccccctcTACCATTTGCCTGCTGCcccccaccgccaccaccaccccTTCCACCTGGGGGGCCTCCCACTCCCCCTGGTGCCCCACCTTGCTTCAGCATGGGCCTGCCTCTCCCTCCAGACCCCTTCCCCAGCAGTGATATCCCACTCAGGAAGAAGTGTGTCCCCCAGCCTTCCCACCCACTGAAGTCCTTCAACTGGGTCAAGCTGAATGAG GAACGTGTCCCTGGCACCGTATGGAATGAGATTGATGACATGCAGGTGTTTCGGATCCTGGACCTAGAAGactttgaaaaaatgttttcagcCTATCAGAGGCACCAG AAGGAGTTGGGCTCCACCGAGGACATCTACCTGGCCTCCCGCAAGGTCAAAGAGCTGTCGGTCATTGATGGCCGGAGGGCTCAGAACTGCATCATCCTTCTCTCCAA GTTGAAGCTTTCTAACGAGGAGATCCGGCAGGCCATCTTGAAGATGGATGAGCAGGAGGACCTCGCCAAGGACATGCTGGAGCAG CTCCTCAAGTTCATCCCGGAGAAGAGCGACATTGACCTCCTCGAGGAGCACAAGCATGAGATCGAGCGGATGGCCCGTGCTGACCGCTTCCTCTATGACATGAGCAG GATTGACCACTACCAGCAGCGACTGCAGGCCCTCTTCTTCAAGAAGAAGTTCCAGGAGCGGCTAGCTGAGGCCAAGCCCAAAGTAGAAG CCATCCTGCTGGCCTCCCGGGAGCTGATCCGCAGCAAGCGTCTAATGCAGATGCTAGAGATCGTCCTGGCCATTGGCAACTTCATGAACAAGGGGCAGCGTGGGGGCGCGTACGGGTTCCGGGTGGCCAGCCTCAACAAGATCGCCGACACCAAGTCCAGCATTGACAG AAATATCTCTCTGCTCCATTACCTGATCATGATCCTGGAGAAGCATTTCCCCGACATCCTGAACATGCCCTCAGAGCTGCAGCATCTTCCAGAAGCCGCCAAAGTGAA CCTAGCAGAGCTGGAGAAGGAAGTGGGCAACCTCAGGAGGGGCCTCAGAGCGGTTGAGGTG GAGCTGGAATATCAGAAACACCAGGTGCGGGAACCGAATGACAAGTTTGTCCCCGTCATGAGTGACTTCATCACAGTCTCCAGCTTTAGCTTCTCAGAGCTGGAGGACCAGCTCAGTGAGGCCAGGGACAAG TTCTCCAAGGCCCTGATGCACTTTGGGGAGCACGACAGCAAGATGCAGCCAGACGAATTCTTTGGCATTTTTGACACCTTCCTGCAGGCCTTCTCGGAGGCCCGGCAGGACCTGGAGGCcatgaggaggaagaaggaggaggaggagcggcGGGCGCGCATGGAGGCCATG CTGAAGGAGCAGAGGGAGCGGGAGCGGTGGCAGCGGCAGCGGAAGGTCCACGCGGGCAGCGCGCTCGAGGAGGGAGGCGAGTTCGACGACCTGGTGTCGGCCCTGCGCTCAGGAGAGGTTTTTGACAAGGACTTATGCAAGCTGAAGCGCAGTCGCAAGCGATCGGGGAGCCAGGCCCCGGAGGTCACCCGGGAGCGGGCAATCAACAGGTTGAATCATTGA